The window AGTAAAAGACTCATACCCAAACTCATATTTACATATGCAATGTCTGAAAAGCTTTATGGATCAAATGAGTAACCGGTAAAACCAAGAAACCATCCAAATGGACATGACCGTGAAAACAAAACTTAAATAGGCACAAATGGCAGATTAAATAGGACTTCAGTGTTAGAATGAGTGTCTAATTTTACATGACAAGGACATGAGGCAAATCATTCTCCgtgcagaaggagaggaagagtgcTCCTTCATTATCACATTAAGCAAACCTGGCACGGTGGGGTAAACATTAAATAGGGTAAACACAGAACGTCAGCAGGGCATTCAACAGGACAGTCTACAGCTATATAAAAGAGACACTAAAGATGAGCCTTCCACAAAACCTCCCAAAGGGTCCATTGCATGTCTCCCGGATCATGAAAGTAAACAAATAGGTTGTCTCTTCCCTTCATAGAATTTATactaactgttaaaaacaagacATGGCTGTAACACATAGTACTATTGCATGTTTGAAAGCAGCCAAAGAAAGTTCTGTAAAGATGCACAGAGGACATTACTCCAAAGCATAAAGCGTACAAACAGTTGAGATTGGCTAAGCAAGGTAATGAATAGAAATATAGAAGCATGCTTAAAAAGCAAGGTTTATGCAGTGTCTGAGTGTGGGATGCAAAGGCTCATAGCAGAGCCAAATATTGTCAATCTGTTGAATGTTAATGATTGCCCCACGTGTCTGAAGGTGGAAACTGTTGTAAAACTCCACTTTCATCATGGTCTTCCTCTCCTAGCGTGAAGGTTAGCCTGTATTGCAACTGCACCTTCTCCTGGAAAGAAGAGAATTCAGGGTTGAATAAGTGTTGCAGAAATCTATTTGGCTTTATAATTACAAGAAATTTTAATGTTGGGGATGCCACAGGGGTATATAACAGGCTTTCAATTAGTGTCTATACAGTCTGGTACCTTGTGAGGGTTGGCCAGCAGCATGATCTGTGTGATGGCAGCAGGTGGAAGGATGGGGTTGAAGGCTGGAAGCTCTGTTCCTGATGGGGGCTGTAGCTTCACTCTCATTGTCTACAACAGAGGACATGATGTCAACCCTACACTGACAATGGAACGGAAGGTGAAAAGACAGATTAAGAGAGAAGAGGTCTTACGTTAGGGACAGAGGACTGGAAGAGGATGTTGCTGACTGGAACCGGGGCGGAGGAGAGCATGGAGATGATCACCACCAGCACATCAGGAAGAGAGGGCGGAGAGTCACGTGCAAAGTGGAAGAGCACCCGCAAACTGTGGCCGTCAAACACCGTCACAGGCAACAGGCTGCCTGGAGACAACAGAGCAAGTTTAAAAGACTGTTCAAATGTGATGGACTATTAGCATAGCAAGTAGATACTATAAATATTATAGATACTTACTGGGCTTAATGGACTCAAGCGGCACAAAAACATCTGTCAGGGTCATTTCTATAGGGGGAATGACTGTGTGAACCGGAGAGGTGTCCAACAACCTATCACCTAGGAGAGCCACTGGGTGCTCAGGGGAGAAGGCTGGGATAGGACTTGGATTAGTTCCAGATTTGTTCTGGAGATCTCGTAGAGTAGGTTTGAATGGTTGCTTGTCCCTGAAAATAGATATGGGTACTACAAAGGTTGAACAATGTTGCTGAGTGTCTGTCATGATGTTACAACAAGTTGGCATGGTCAACACCTCATGATTCTTCATATATTGTTGTTTCGCTTCTACAGCACTTGAAGTGACtttttaaatcataatgaatacAGTGGTCCATCAATACTGTACTAAGCAGCAACATAACTGGCAGACTAACACAGATACTTGACACAAACATCTCCTGCGGTGTAAAACCATCCCATGGTGAAGGGTTAGTTACCATTTGACCTGCAGGCCCTCTGGAGGTAGGGACTGCTGCAGCAGCGTCTTCCCCAGCAGATCCAACTCATCTAAGGCTGAACTTCCAGACGTGGCTCCAGTGGAAAGAGGCTGGATGTAGGGGGGCGGATCTGGACTCAGTAATACACTGGGCGCTGCTGGGATATCAACACTGTCGGAAGACTGTTGCAAAGAAAGCGACGCCATGTGTAAGACAGAGACGTTACACTTGTTTTTAGGTATAAATCATGAACCTGCCCAAGTAATGGCAATCTATCAAGCTAAAAGGGACTCAATGGATTTGGTGTTAACTGTGAATATTATCCATCATCTCACATCATGTCTCCCTGTGTGAAGTGCTCAGTTCTCCCCCTCACCTGGAAAGAGTCCCAGGCGGTAGAGTCCTCAGGCTGGGAGGCCGGACTGGAGGTGTGGGTCCCCTCACTCAAAACTTGGAAAGATAGGCACAAAGTGACCcataatgaacacacacaacgtGGAAGTAGCAGAGGTCTTGGAAGACTTGATGTAATATGTTGTCTGCTCTTACCTAGTGACATTAGCTCATCGTCAAGGAGACTGATGCCCATCTCCTGAGAGGGAGCATTTAGGCTGTCTGTTGGAGTGGGGAATTCTGGGTAGGAATGAGGTGACTGGGGCGACGTGTCCAATCCCGATAGATCACGCAGCGCCGTACTACTTCCTGTAAGAGATAAGTGTACAGTGAGAGCTCATCTTTAGCCCATGCATGTAATCATATACTCTACTCCACTCCTATGAAGCTTGTGTCAAGTGACCCTATCGTCCCTATGGATGTCTCATTGACCCATTGCTGCTCACCTGTGAGCCTTTGTGTGTTAGCTGAATTGTTCCCGTTCACCACCTCCCCCTTCACCTGCTGCCTGTACAGGTTGATGACCTGAGTCAGGCTGTCATTGGCCTGGAGGATCTCCGCTGCCCACACACACAAGGAGAAACAATTGTTATATACTGTACATCGTCACCCACatattcttctctctctgtacctctgtaatcgtaaaagccttggtttcttgcacatcaatatccgaagcctcctccctaagtttgagttattcactgcgttagcacactccgccaaccctgatgttctagcagtgtctgaatcctggcttgggaaggccaccaaaaattctgaaatgtccatccccaactacaacattttccgtctcgatagaactgccaaagggggaggggttgcaatctactgtagagatagcctgcagagctctatcgtactatccaggtctgtgcccaaacagtttgagcttctacttctaaaaatccacctttccagaaataagtctctcactgttgccgctggctacagacccccctcagccccgagctgtgcccttgacaccatatgtgaactgattgccccccatctatcctcagagttcgtactgcctggtgacctaaactgggatatgcttaacaccccggccaacctacaatctaaactagatgccctcaatctcacacaaattatcaacgaacctaccaggtacaaccctaaatctgtaaacatgggtaccctcatagatatcatcctgacaaatttaccctctaaatacacctccgctgtcttcaaccaggatctcagcgatcactgccttattgcctgcgtccgtaatgggtccgcgatcaaacgaccacccctcatcactgtcaaacgctccctaaaacactttagcgagcaggcctttctaattgacctggcccgggtatcctggatggatattgacctcattccgtcagtagaggatgcctggttgttctttaaaagtgctttcctctcaatcttaaataagcatgcccaattcaaaaaatgcagaactaagaacagatatagcccctggttctcctcagacttgactgcccttgaccagcacaaaaacatcctgtggcgtactgcattagcatcgaacagcccccgcgatatgcaactttttagggaagtcaggaaccaatatacacaatcagttaggaaagcaaaagctagctttttcaaacagaaatttgcatcctgtagcactaactccaaaaggttttgggacactaaagtccatggagaataagagcacctcctcccaactgcccactgcactgaggctaggaaacactgtcaccaccgataaatctacaataatcgagaatttcaacaagcattttgctacggctggctaccactaccccggccaccagctctgcaccctccgctgcaacttgcccatgcccccactgcttctccttcacacaaattcagacagctgatgttctgaaagagctgaaaaatctggacccctacaaatcagctcggctagacaatctggaccctttctttttaaaattagccgccgaaattgtcacaaaccctattactagcctgttcaacctctctttcgtaacgtctgagatccccagagattggaaagctgccgcggtcatccccctcttcaaagggggtgacactctagatccaaactgttatagacctatatccatcctgccctgcctttcgaaagtatttgaaagccaagttaacaaacagatcaccgaccattttgaatcccacctgttccttctccgc of the Coregonus clupeaformis isolate EN_2021a unplaced genomic scaffold, ASM2061545v1 scaf1604, whole genome shotgun sequence genome contains:
- the LOC121550942 gene encoding ADP-ribosylation factor-binding protein GGA1, with the translated sequence MAASPDTDSLESRINKATNPLNRDTDWDSIQAFCDQLNNDLEGPQLATRLLAHKIQSPQEWEAMQALMVLETCMKSCGERFHSEVGKFRFLNELIKVVSPKYLGTRAPEPVKKKVLELIYSWTLGLPDEAKIADAYQMLKKQGIVKQDPVLPADKLLPLPPPRPKNAIFEDEEKSKTLARLLNSTHPEDLKAANKLIKEMVQEDQKRAEKVSKRVNAIQDVNESVSLLTQLLEDYDRTTNPQSNAELIQDLYQRCEKMRPTLFRLASETEDNDEALAEILQANDSLTQVINLYRQQVKGEVVNGNNSANTQRLTGSSTALRDLSGLDTSPQSPHSYPEFPTPTDSLNAPSQEMGISLLDDELMSLVLSEGTHTSSPASQPEDSTAWDSFQSSDSVDIPAAPSVLLSPDPPPYIQPLSTGATSGSSALDELDLLGKTLLQQSLPPEGLQVKWDKQPFKPTLRDLQNKSGTNPSPIPAFSPEHPVALLGDRLLDTSPVHTVIPPIEMTLTDVFVPLESIKPSSLLPVTVFDGHSLRVLFHFARDSPPSLPDVLVVIISMLSSAPVPVSNILFQSSVPNTMRVKLQPPSGTELPAFNPILPPAAITQIMLLANPHKEKVQLQYRLTFTLGEEDHDESGVLQQFPPSDTWGNH